Proteins from a genomic interval of Schaalia odontolytica:
- a CDS encoding exodeoxyribonuclease III, protein MTLTVTSVNLNGIRAAHKRGFLSWLHVSDTDVLLMQEVRAPEEISREIMGEEWDSVWVPCRIKGRAGVGVAMRRGRARIDGQPRLVLDDAESDVDSGRWLEATVSREGGGVPVRVVSAYFHSGEKDTPKQDAKMAHLPRIGNRMAELIAEEANGGVSSLVCGDFNVVRSRCDIKNWTPNHNKRAGVLDEEIAFLNRWVDEGWRDTVRDLAGDTQGPYSWWSWRGQAFVNNAGWRIDYQYATPRLGALARSFDIGRAPDYDARFSDHAPVSVTYDI, encoded by the coding sequence ATGACCCTGACGGTAACGAGCGTCAACCTCAACGGCATCCGAGCGGCCCACAAGCGTGGCTTCCTGTCGTGGCTCCACGTCAGCGACACAGACGTCCTGCTCATGCAGGAGGTTCGCGCGCCAGAGGAGATCTCCCGGGAGATCATGGGCGAGGAATGGGACAGCGTCTGGGTCCCCTGCAGGATCAAGGGGCGCGCGGGGGTCGGCGTGGCCATGCGGCGTGGGAGGGCGCGCATTGACGGCCAGCCTCGCCTCGTCCTCGACGACGCCGAAAGCGACGTCGACTCCGGGCGCTGGCTCGAGGCCACCGTGTCCCGTGAAGGTGGCGGCGTCCCCGTGCGAGTTGTCTCTGCGTACTTCCACTCGGGCGAGAAGGACACCCCGAAGCAGGACGCGAAGATGGCGCATCTGCCTCGCATCGGAAACCGGATGGCCGAGCTGATCGCGGAGGAAGCCAACGGTGGCGTCTCGTCCCTGGTCTGCGGGGACTTCAACGTGGTGCGCTCGCGCTGCGACATCAAGAACTGGACACCGAACCACAACAAGAGGGCAGGGGTCCTGGACGAGGAGATTGCCTTCCTGAACCGGTGGGTAGACGAGGGGTGGCGGGACACCGTGCGCGATCTCGCCGGAGATACCCAGGGGCCCTACTCGTGGTGGAGCTGGCGTGGACAAGCCTTCGTCAACAATGCCGGATGGCGCATCGACTACCAGTACGCGACCCCGCGGCTCGGGGCGCTCGCTCGTTCCTTCGACATCGGACGGGCGCCCGACTACGACGCCCGATTCTCCGATCATGCCCCGGTGTCGGTGACCTACGACATCTGA
- the glyA gene encoding serine hydroxymethyltransferase: MDSLNDVTLAQLDPEIQAVLDAELGRQRDTLEMIASENFVPRAVLEAQGSVLTNKYAEGYPGRRYYGGCEFVDVAESLAIERAQQVFGGNYVNVQPHAGAQANAAALMAMANVGDPILGLSLAHGGHLTHGMRLNFSGKNYRALAYEVDRDTMRIEPEKVRQAALADRPRVIIAGWSAYPRHLDFQAFREIADEVGAALWVDMAHFAGLVAAGLHPNPVPFADVVTTTVHKTLGGPRSGMILSSRGEQWGKKLNSSVFPGQQGGPLMHVIAAKAIAMKIAQTDEFKDRQRRTLEGAQILAERLGADDARQAGIKLVTGGTDVHLVLVDLVASELNGQQAEDLLHEVGITVNRNAVPFDPRPPAVTSGLRIGTPALATRGFDAEDFAEVADIIGTTLVQGASGGNVEVETLRARVKKLTDKHPLYAGLEQ; this comes from the coding sequence ATGGATTCCCTCAACGACGTGACGCTGGCGCAGCTGGACCCCGAGATCCAGGCTGTTCTAGATGCCGAGCTCGGGCGACAGCGCGACACCCTGGAGATGATCGCCTCTGAGAACTTTGTTCCGCGAGCCGTTCTCGAGGCGCAGGGCTCGGTCCTGACGAACAAATACGCAGAAGGGTACCCGGGGCGGCGCTACTACGGCGGATGCGAGTTCGTCGACGTGGCCGAATCCCTGGCAATTGAGCGTGCTCAGCAAGTCTTTGGTGGTAACTACGTCAACGTTCAGCCTCACGCCGGCGCTCAGGCCAACGCCGCGGCGCTCATGGCCATGGCCAACGTTGGCGATCCCATTCTCGGTCTTTCCCTCGCTCACGGTGGTCACCTGACCCACGGCATGCGTCTGAACTTCTCGGGAAAGAACTACAGGGCGCTCGCCTACGAGGTCGATCGTGACACCATGCGCATTGAACCCGAGAAGGTGCGCCAGGCGGCGCTGGCCGACAGGCCCCGGGTCATCATCGCAGGCTGGTCCGCATATCCGCGTCACCTCGACTTCCAGGCGTTCCGAGAGATCGCCGACGAGGTCGGAGCCGCCCTGTGGGTGGATATGGCTCACTTCGCGGGCCTGGTTGCGGCAGGCCTGCATCCGAACCCGGTTCCCTTCGCGGATGTCGTCACGACCACCGTCCACAAGACCCTGGGGGGTCCCCGCTCCGGCATGATTCTGTCCTCGCGCGGCGAGCAGTGGGGCAAGAAGCTCAATTCGTCGGTGTTCCCCGGCCAGCAGGGAGGCCCGCTCATGCACGTCATCGCCGCCAAGGCGATCGCCATGAAGATCGCCCAGACCGACGAGTTTAAGGATCGCCAGCGTCGGACCCTCGAGGGGGCTCAGATCCTCGCCGAGCGCCTCGGAGCAGATGACGCGCGCCAGGCGGGCATCAAGCTGGTCACGGGGGGCACCGACGTCCACCTCGTCCTGGTGGACCTGGTCGCCTCCGAGCTGAACGGCCAGCAGGCCGAGGATCTGCTGCACGAGGTCGGCATCACCGTCAACCGCAACGCGGTTCCCTTCGATCCGCGTCCGCCGGCCGTGACTTCGGGCCTGCGCATCGGCACGCCCGCCCTCGCGACACGCGGTTTCGATGCGGAGGACTTCGCCGAGGTTGCGGACATCATCGGCACGACCCTCGTCCAGGGCGCTTCGGGAGGCAACGTCGAGGTGGAGACGCTGCGCGCGCGCGTCAAGAAGCTGACGGATAAGCATCCCCTCTACGCCGGACTCGAGCAATGA
- the galK gene encoding galactokinase gives MNALVWADAASPEEGASQANALFRDAFGYEPRGVWSAPGRVNIIGEHVDYNGGPCLPIALPHRAYVALSPRADRTIRLISPQTRDAVDVLDLDVLGPKGGPGEVTNHWTAYLAGVAWALEKAGHGPIPGFDAALWSCVPLGGGLSSSAALECATAVALDEVCSLGLAGPIESPNDEGRRELVDAARVAENQIAGANTGGLDQTASMRCQEGHALALNCSDMSTRQVPFDLGGVGLELLVIDTRAKHSLADGQYGSRRADCEESARLLGVRQLADATDLDEAVAALGDERLAARTRHVISEIARTRAFIELLDEGPLEGRRLAVAGALMYDSHESLRDDYEVSCPELDVAVAAARFAGAHGARMTGGGFGGSAIALVDAEATTRVASAIARAYAERGWEAPHFIRALPSQPAGRMN, from the coding sequence TTGAACGCTCTCGTGTGGGCAGACGCCGCCAGCCCGGAAGAAGGGGCATCCCAGGCGAACGCTCTCTTTCGCGATGCCTTTGGATATGAACCGAGGGGCGTGTGGAGCGCCCCGGGGCGAGTCAACATTATTGGCGAGCACGTCGACTACAACGGCGGCCCCTGCCTGCCGATCGCGCTACCGCACCGCGCTTATGTTGCGCTCTCGCCCCGCGCCGATCGAACGATCCGACTGATTTCGCCGCAGACCCGCGACGCTGTCGACGTTCTCGATCTCGACGTCCTTGGGCCCAAGGGAGGACCGGGCGAGGTGACCAACCACTGGACCGCGTACCTCGCTGGCGTGGCGTGGGCGCTGGAAAAGGCCGGACACGGCCCGATCCCCGGCTTCGATGCCGCACTGTGGTCGTGCGTCCCCCTCGGGGGAGGGCTGTCCTCGAGTGCCGCCCTGGAGTGCGCGACCGCCGTCGCCCTGGACGAGGTGTGCTCCCTCGGCCTGGCGGGACCGATCGAGTCCCCCAACGACGAGGGACGACGTGAGCTCGTCGACGCCGCTCGCGTCGCCGAAAACCAGATCGCGGGTGCCAACACGGGAGGACTCGATCAGACCGCCTCCATGCGCTGCCAAGAGGGCCATGCCCTGGCCCTCAACTGCTCCGACATGTCCACCCGCCAGGTTCCCTTCGACCTCGGCGGGGTCGGCCTCGAGCTCCTCGTCATCGACACGCGCGCCAAGCACTCGCTCGCCGACGGACAGTACGGCTCGCGTCGGGCGGACTGCGAAGAGTCCGCCAGGCTCCTCGGCGTCCGCCAGCTTGCCGACGCGACGGACCTGGACGAGGCAGTCGCAGCCCTCGGGGACGAGCGCTTGGCCGCTCGCACGCGGCACGTCATCTCCGAGATTGCGCGCACGCGCGCCTTCATTGAGCTGCTTGACGAGGGGCCGCTGGAGGGGCGCCGCCTCGCCGTGGCCGGAGCCCTCATGTATGACTCCCACGAATCGTTGCGCGACGACTACGAGGTCAGCTGCCCCGAGCTGGACGTTGCTGTCGCGGCCGCCCGCTTTGCCGGGGCCCACGGCGCCCGCATGACCGGAGGAGGATTCGGTGGCAGCGCCATTGCCCTGGTGGACGCGGAGGCGACGACGCGTGTCGCGAGCGCGATCGCCCGCGCATACGCCGAGCGCGGCTGGGAGGCACCCCACTTCATCCGAGCCCTGCCCAGCCAGCCCGCCGGACGCATGAACTGA
- a CDS encoding fibrinogen-like YCDxxxxGGGW domain-containing protein — MKTVRRCLALGCASLAAYGALTLTPATNAAADPLHDGLSEATAAASCWEIKQKNPSAQDGTYWLETPTMNAPGRFFCDQTTDGGGWVLIGRGREGWETWAQGQGNQSKLATRPRTAGDFGVLQASHETVNGLLGGGAVSDLDDGIMVQRAYNPRGTSYQTVRMRFPKMRDFIWPFKSAHPVSVKFGHDSWLNGGIVWSGFGSNTAWGYVNLTATGQNKYTMGFGYGPLAQSWYDTSSPTSFFHRNGTIINPYAEVYIRPQISSDDAGFAAINDGGTGAEQPKATVSEYASPMSWGVSGNLNGSVSEGNIQVQAFEQVGSTMYVGGNFTGVRKGKDGAETATSGLAGFDATTGEWNGQTFTFNNQVKDLVELPGGKLLAVGDFTRVNGEAHTGTVLLDTTTGAVDPSWTLQIRNGSSNRVTVKSAKLVGDTIYLAGAFTHLSNGSTRVYARNGARVSLTGTPDRTWNPEFNGTVVDLDVDENVSYYYAAGFFTRVHDRSAENAARVSTSAGAALDQSWTFRHSFYTGKYQQTVTAAHGRVYFGGSQHSLFGYNADTMTRTSGSIVMANGGDLQASTRSASGVLYASCHCSDFTFQDAYRYFELGNTWTRADEIQWVGGWDEATGKQLGWTPYRLASQRSTGGWALEMADDGALWAGGDFTRSFTTRTTSQWSGGFVRMPTRRAAPATPASVRSSEGNAQQVTLHWSTVPGAASYEILRDDRTVATTSSTSVTVPLAGNNRFFVRAVSSEGLRGASTPVYSVASDGSALTPEDATLLVAEDATWSYHWSTDAVAADWTQPTFDDSSWPRGAAPIGYGAPTLGTKLTPGAAKGRPITTYARTPFALADPRAIGGVNVTVTADDGAVVYVNGTEVARQRIGEGPVSAGTFANASVSTPAARADRRTVFVPASLLRAGVNILAVETHLNYRSSISMSIDAQVSAVPGGAEAARPAPTDPEPDPAPAPAPDMRVEPDPEKPLGALDASGFNFGNFMPTGMYWNYWNSKEAPDAAWNSTGDLSTWKHGPTPIGWGDKDAGTPFDLPQADRPITTYYARDVNFGTVTADFDLTLRVRVDDGAVIYINGTELKRVNLPEGTITPDTRATTSVPLAEASKNLVVIAVPSEHLKDGVNRIAIEEHANYGGAASVTFDLKARMVR; from the coding sequence ATGAAGACTGTGCGCCGCTGCCTTGCCCTCGGATGTGCGTCGTTGGCCGCCTACGGAGCGCTCACGCTCACCCCGGCAACCAACGCGGCTGCCGATCCCCTCCACGACGGACTCAGCGAAGCGACGGCTGCGGCATCATGCTGGGAAATCAAGCAGAAGAACCCGTCCGCTCAGGACGGAACCTACTGGCTCGAGACACCCACGATGAATGCTCCGGGTCGTTTCTTCTGCGACCAGACCACCGACGGCGGCGGCTGGGTCCTCATCGGGCGCGGACGCGAAGGCTGGGAGACATGGGCTCAGGGGCAGGGCAATCAGTCCAAGCTCGCCACTCGCCCCCGCACCGCAGGCGACTTCGGTGTCCTCCAGGCTTCCCACGAAACCGTGAACGGGCTCCTCGGCGGCGGTGCCGTCTCAGACCTTGACGACGGCATCATGGTCCAGCGCGCGTACAACCCCAGGGGCACCAGCTACCAGACCGTGCGCATGCGCTTCCCCAAGATGCGTGACTTCATCTGGCCCTTCAAGAGCGCCCACCCGGTCAGTGTTAAGTTTGGCCACGACTCGTGGCTGAACGGCGGGATCGTCTGGTCGGGCTTCGGGTCCAACACTGCATGGGGGTACGTCAACCTCACGGCGACGGGACAGAACAAGTACACGATGGGCTTCGGCTACGGTCCGCTCGCCCAGTCGTGGTACGACACGTCCTCGCCCACGTCGTTCTTCCACCGCAACGGCACCATCATCAACCCCTACGCAGAGGTCTACATCCGCCCCCAGATCTCCTCCGATGACGCGGGCTTTGCCGCCATCAACGACGGCGGAACCGGCGCCGAGCAACCGAAGGCCACCGTGTCCGAATACGCCTCCCCCATGTCGTGGGGAGTGAGCGGCAACCTCAACGGCTCCGTGAGCGAAGGCAACATCCAGGTGCAGGCCTTCGAGCAGGTTGGTTCCACGATGTACGTCGGAGGTAACTTCACCGGGGTGCGGAAAGGAAAGGACGGTGCCGAGACGGCGACCAGCGGCCTCGCCGGATTCGATGCGACAACGGGGGAGTGGAACGGACAGACCTTCACCTTCAATAACCAGGTGAAGGATCTCGTCGAACTCCCCGGCGGCAAGCTCCTGGCCGTCGGGGACTTCACGCGGGTCAACGGCGAAGCGCACACGGGAACAGTCCTCCTCGACACGACGACGGGTGCGGTCGACCCCTCATGGACTCTCCAGATCCGCAACGGTTCCTCCAATAGGGTCACCGTCAAGTCCGCCAAGCTCGTTGGCGACACGATCTACCTCGCCGGGGCTTTCACTCACCTGAGCAACGGATCGACCCGCGTCTACGCTCGAAACGGCGCGCGCGTGAGCCTCACCGGCACCCCCGACCGCACGTGGAACCCAGAGTTCAACGGGACAGTCGTTGACCTCGACGTTGATGAGAATGTCAGCTACTACTACGCCGCCGGCTTCTTCACGCGGGTTCACGACAGGAGCGCCGAAAACGCAGCCCGCGTCTCCACCTCGGCAGGAGCCGCCCTCGATCAGTCGTGGACCTTCCGTCACTCCTTCTACACCGGCAAGTACCAGCAGACTGTGACGGCCGCACATGGCCGCGTCTACTTTGGCGGCTCCCAGCATTCCCTGTTTGGATACAACGCCGACACGATGACCCGCACGTCGGGATCCATCGTCATGGCGAACGGCGGCGATCTGCAAGCCAGCACCCGCTCGGCCTCGGGGGTCCTCTACGCTTCGTGCCACTGCTCGGACTTCACGTTCCAGGACGCCTACCGCTACTTCGAGCTGGGTAACACCTGGACCCGCGCCGACGAGATCCAGTGGGTCGGAGGCTGGGACGAGGCCACGGGAAAGCAGCTTGGATGGACACCCTATCGACTGGCGTCCCAACGCTCGACCGGCGGGTGGGCACTCGAGATGGCCGACGACGGCGCCCTGTGGGCCGGTGGTGACTTCACCCGTTCGTTCACCACGCGCACGACCAGCCAATGGTCAGGTGGCTTCGTCCGCATGCCCACGCGGCGAGCTGCTCCCGCCACCCCCGCCAGCGTGCGCTCGTCGGAGGGCAACGCCCAGCAGGTGACCCTCCACTGGTCCACTGTTCCCGGGGCGGCCTCCTACGAGATCCTGCGCGATGACCGCACCGTGGCCACGACCTCGTCGACGAGCGTCACCGTGCCCCTGGCGGGCAACAACCGTTTCTTCGTCCGCGCCGTCTCCTCCGAGGGCCTGCGCGGGGCCTCGACTCCCGTCTACTCGGTCGCCTCCGACGGCTCCGCCCTCACTCCGGAGGATGCGACGCTCCTTGTCGCCGAGGACGCCACGTGGTCGTACCACTGGTCCACCGACGCCGTCGCCGCAGACTGGACGCAACCCACGTTCGACGACTCATCGTGGCCGCGAGGCGCTGCGCCCATCGGCTACGGCGCTCCCACGCTGGGAACCAAGCTCACTCCCGGTGCGGCCAAGGGCCGCCCCATCACAACGTACGCGCGTACCCCCTTCGCGCTCGCCGATCCGCGTGCGATCGGCGGAGTGAACGTCACCGTCACCGCCGATGACGGCGCAGTCGTCTACGTCAATGGCACCGAGGTCGCGCGCCAGCGGATCGGTGAAGGCCCGGTCTCCGCAGGGACCTTCGCCAACGCATCGGTATCGACGCCCGCAGCCCGGGCGGATCGCCGCACCGTCTTCGTCCCCGCGTCGCTCCTGCGCGCCGGAGTCAACATCCTGGCCGTCGAAACACACCTCAACTACCGCTCCAGCATCTCGATGAGCATCGATGCCCAAGTCAGCGCCGTTCCCGGTGGAGCGGAAGCCGCTCGCCCTGCGCCCACCGATCCCGAGCCCGACCCCGCGCCGGCGCCGGCGCCCGACATGCGCGTCGAACCCGACCCGGAGAAGCCCCTCGGTGCCCTGGATGCATCCGGCTTCAACTTCGGCAACTTCATGCCGACGGGCATGTACTGGAACTACTGGAATTCCAAGGAAGCCCCCGATGCCGCCTGGAACTCGACCGGCGACCTGTCGACGTGGAAACACGGCCCGACCCCCATCGGATGGGGCGACAAGGACGCGGGGACACCCTTCGATCTGCCCCAGGCGGACCGCCCCATCACGACCTACTACGCCCGAGACGTCAACTTCGGCACGGTCACCGCAGACTTTGACCTCACGCTACGCGTGCGCGTTGACGATGGAGCCGTCATCTACATCAACGGCACCGAACTCAAGCGGGTCAATCTCCCCGAGGGAACGATCACTCCCGACACGCGGGCAACGACCAGCGTCCCTCTCGCGGAAGCCAGCAAGAACCTCGTAGTCATCGCGGTGCCGAGCGAGCACCTCAAGGATGGGGTGAATCGCATCGCCATCGAGGAGCACGCCAACTACGGCGGCGCCGCATCTGTTACCTTCGATCTGAAAGCGAGGATGGTGAGGTAA
- a CDS encoding WecB/TagA/CpsF family glycosyltransferase encodes MTENKPTSDSVVDNAAFAAMADRLLTRGHATSWLNHWSLLHADFGALARMNTIGFDGTFLQMRLRAAGHAVARTSTDLVLPYVFDRLDQGTRITLIGTTVEAGQAAAARLPRFDVQTIDGYEGLRRLKADPGILRAFDPRLIVVGLGAGLQDIVAAYALEQVPSASACVAGGWIDQFSAAADDYFPDWVHAARLGWAWRIAHEPRRLTRRYTIEALDFVAHAPELIRRLEAIGHFDDLGLVVEGAR; translated from the coding sequence ATGACCGAGAACAAGCCGACATCCGATTCCGTCGTCGACAACGCCGCGTTCGCTGCAATGGCCGACCGCCTGCTGACCCGCGGACACGCAACATCCTGGCTCAACCACTGGTCGCTGCTGCACGCGGACTTCGGCGCGCTGGCGCGCATGAACACTATCGGCTTCGACGGGACCTTCCTGCAGATGAGGCTGCGTGCCGCGGGGCACGCGGTGGCTCGCACGTCAACGGACCTGGTGCTTCCGTACGTCTTCGATCGGCTTGATCAGGGAACGCGCATCACCCTGATCGGAACCACCGTGGAAGCCGGGCAGGCGGCGGCCGCGCGCCTGCCGCGCTTCGATGTTCAGACGATCGACGGCTACGAGGGGTTGCGTCGCCTCAAGGCCGATCCTGGGATTCTGCGCGCGTTTGATCCGCGTCTGATTGTCGTCGGCCTGGGTGCAGGCCTCCAGGACATCGTCGCCGCGTACGCGCTCGAGCAGGTGCCCAGTGCCTCCGCTTGCGTCGCCGGTGGGTGGATCGACCAGTTTTCGGCGGCTGCGGATGACTACTTCCCCGACTGGGTGCACGCGGCGAGGCTCGGGTGGGCGTGGCGTATCGCGCACGAGCCGCGTCGTCTCACGAGGCGCTACACGATCGAGGCTCTCGACTTCGTCGCCCACGCTCCCGAACTCATCAGGCGCTTGGAAGCCATCGGGCACTTTGACGATTTGGGGCTGGTGGTCGAAGGAGCACGATAG
- a CDS encoding 2'-5' RNA ligase family protein, with amino-acid sequence MFLPQRLPGQEWLGVVVAIPEPWVTQLTNLRLRLGDLAGSRIPAHITLMPPTPVARDARPAVIDHLRSIASRHAPFRVTLRGTGSFRPVSNVAFMTLSEGGAACVDLAEEIRSGPLDHESRFPYHPHVTLAQDVDDVALDLALDIGTTIEVSWIVPGFRLDRIDPSGLYSSMALFDFDASSR; translated from the coding sequence ATGTTCCTCCCCCAACGACTCCCCGGCCAGGAGTGGCTCGGCGTCGTCGTCGCTATCCCGGAGCCGTGGGTCACCCAGCTGACCAACCTGCGGCTGCGCTTGGGCGACCTGGCCGGCTCGCGCATCCCCGCTCACATCACCCTCATGCCACCCACGCCGGTCGCCCGCGACGCGCGCCCGGCAGTCATTGACCACCTGCGCTCCATCGCGAGCCGTCATGCACCCTTCCGCGTCACCCTGCGCGGCACAGGCTCGTTCCGGCCCGTCTCGAACGTCGCCTTCATGACCCTGTCCGAGGGGGGCGCCGCCTGCGTGGATCTCGCCGAGGAGATTCGCTCGGGCCCCCTCGACCACGAGTCACGCTTCCCCTACCATCCGCACGTCACCCTGGCTCAGGACGTTGACGACGTGGCGTTGGACCTGGCGCTCGACATCGGGACGACCATCGAGGTCTCGTGGATCGTTCCGGGTTTCCGCTTGGACCGCATCGACCCCTCCGGGCTCTACTCCTCGATGGCTCTCTTCGACTTCGACGCGAGCAGCCGCTAG
- a CDS encoding sugar transferase: MTTLTKPTARAASTAFALEHASDFAVSADRAIKRACDIFAALIGIILLTPLWLVVALVVRLNDGGPAFFTQERVGLDGRTFTMFKFRTMRVDAEALKASLQEANEADASAGNSIMFKIANDPRITRVGAFLRKTSIDELPQLFNVLRGDMSLVGPRPPLPSEVAQYEPRVMGKFAVRPGITGLWQISGRSNLSWDETVHLDLSYAQHRSLTLDAWIILQTIPALLRHEGAY; the protein is encoded by the coding sequence ATGACAACCTTGACAAAGCCCACCGCGCGGGCCGCATCAACGGCTTTCGCACTTGAGCATGCATCTGATTTTGCCGTGTCCGCCGACAGGGCAATCAAGCGCGCATGCGACATCTTCGCAGCTCTCATCGGAATCATTCTCCTGACTCCCCTCTGGCTTGTCGTCGCCCTCGTCGTGCGTCTCAACGACGGCGGACCGGCCTTCTTTACGCAGGAGCGCGTGGGCCTTGACGGGCGGACTTTTACCATGTTTAAGTTCCGCACCATGCGCGTGGATGCTGAGGCCCTCAAAGCCTCGCTCCAGGAGGCCAACGAGGCCGACGCCAGCGCGGGAAACTCGATCATGTTCAAGATTGCGAACGACCCGCGCATCACGCGAGTCGGAGCTTTCCTGCGCAAGACCTCGATTGACGAGCTTCCCCAGCTGTTCAACGTCCTGCGCGGCGACATGTCTCTCGTCGGCCCCCGCCCCCCGCTCCCCAGCGAGGTCGCGCAGTACGAACCGCGAGTGATGGGCAAGTTTGCCGTTCGTCCCGGCATCACGGGACTGTGGCAGATATCCGGCCGCTCCAACCTCTCCTGGGACGAGACGGTTCACCTGGATCTGTCCTACGCCCAGCACCGCTCCCTGACCCTGGATGCGTGGATCATCCTCCAGACCATCCCCGCGCTCCTGCGCCACGAGGGAGCCTACTAG
- a CDS encoding SGNH/GDSL hydrolase family protein: MGISKRAWQVAGAAAGGASLFGGGLAIGRLLRLDSQRGDYRKAWENHNLATLERLRQLEEHPEGDAPYLIVSLGDSSVQGMGASRITESYPARLASAIASQLDREVLLLNLSLSGATIESVELTQIPQMRGLGLIDGSRVPDLVTLTVGGNDVMAEDMAPGQFEERLRRVLSVLPPRSLVSTIPSFGIMPQEARAQNMSDRIGAAVADSDAQLVDLRSLTQEYSLPTYTFAYHAADFFHPNSAAYAKWAQLFADAWATSRREAVPVVEDAPRWDMLSARVAQSEYDD; this comes from the coding sequence ATGGGGATCAGCAAACGAGCATGGCAGGTGGCGGGCGCGGCCGCGGGCGGCGCGAGCCTCTTCGGTGGTGGCCTTGCCATCGGGCGCCTCCTGCGACTGGACTCCCAACGCGGCGACTACCGCAAGGCCTGGGAGAACCACAACCTGGCCACCCTCGAGAGGCTGCGCCAGCTCGAGGAACATCCCGAGGGAGACGCCCCGTACCTGATCGTTTCCCTGGGCGATTCCTCTGTCCAGGGCATGGGCGCATCGCGCATTACCGAGTCCTACCCGGCGCGCCTGGCCTCGGCGATCGCCTCCCAGCTCGACCGAGAGGTCCTGCTCCTCAACCTCTCCCTGTCGGGAGCCACGATTGAGTCCGTCGAACTCACCCAGATTCCCCAGATGCGAGGACTCGGCCTCATTGACGGCTCGCGCGTCCCAGACCTGGTGACCTTGACCGTCGGGGGCAACGATGTCATGGCCGAAGACATGGCCCCCGGACAATTCGAGGAGCGCCTGCGCCGCGTCCTATCCGTCCTGCCGCCGCGTTCCCTCGTCTCCACGATTCCCTCCTTCGGCATCATGCCCCAGGAGGCGCGCGCGCAGAACATGTCCGACCGGATCGGCGCTGCCGTCGCCGACAGTGACGCGCAGCTCGTCGACCTGCGGTCCCTCACGCAGGAATACTCCCTGCCCACCTACACCTTCGCCTACCATGCGGCGGACTTCTTCCACCCCAACTCGGCCGCGTACGCCAAGTGGGCCCAGCTCTTCGCGGATGCGTGGGCGACGTCGCGGCGTGAGGCAGTTCCCGTCGTGGAAGACGCCCCCCGCTGGGACATGCTCTCGGCGCGGGTGGCACAATCGGAGTATGACGACTGA